A DNA window from Luteolibacter luteus contains the following coding sequences:
- a CDS encoding DUF4272 domain-containing protein — protein MTSIPSLVRDRSNEWLRAQNVPIHPYLPLIGREKLRPAPDVARRIVAQYCLAGIANDADPKKLLDWLDKEGGIGFLEPSDLASLQQESHTGEQINQLSWAEEALYMLCWCGKLATQLPSPDQECDLANLFSSIPPEREIADFIADLSLRDPDSIVQALDYYYSLHASIVHPELWNGIDPASVLCIPAVLERRHALEWISSPSEGWADIELNT, from the coding sequence ATGACAAGCATCCCTAGTTTAGTTCGCGACCGAAGCAACGAGTGGCTTCGCGCACAAAATGTTCCCATTCATCCATATCTGCCCCTGATTGGACGCGAGAAGCTTCGGCCAGCACCGGATGTTGCCCGGAGGATCGTCGCCCAGTATTGCTTGGCCGGGATCGCCAACGATGCTGATCCAAAGAAGCTTCTGGATTGGCTGGATAAGGAGGGAGGCATCGGTTTTCTGGAGCCTTCCGATCTCGCTTCACTACAACAAGAATCTCACACCGGGGAGCAAATAAACCAGTTATCCTGGGCAGAGGAGGCACTCTACATGCTTTGCTGGTGCGGCAAGCTCGCGACACAACTTCCCTCGCCCGATCAAGAATGCGATCTCGCAAATCTATTCTCCAGCATCCCACCAGAGCGGGAGATAGCTGACTTTATTGCAGATCTTTCTCTGCGAGACCCTGATAGCATCGTTCAAGCGCTTGATTATTATTACAGCCTCCATGCTTCCATAGTTCACCCCGAACTCTGGAACGGAATCGACCCGGCAAGCGTACTGTGCATCCCTGCGGTTCTGGAGCGGCGGCATGCACTTGAATGGATCAGCTCTCCGTCCGAAGGATGGGCGGATATCGAGTTGAACACCTGA
- a CDS encoding Tox-REase-5 domain-containing protein has protein sequence MQGLSRDVRRTVNYLRNGATVREVIHEKTHGFRREARARGRLTRDDEVAFIRAYDSITRGKQTRGADGGHVSLVFLPDGIADTDITDTMLDEAISEIMEVELMRMARHGSRRGQADSARARGIGTASRVTVKNITAALKLLSPAAAQRFSHFMQAARAYFGIVFGRTAAINKAERDGKFDREGADAFIDKLFGLHREGSPDVTNSNPAEASDLTDSSAAFSLAPSNEDPDSSRLKNKPEATSSLSSTLRSLFPKPAEAYTFQPYDEQRPRIREIARAQDLRLVQSPDLAAATRRIEEALGIITAFYEGGDPDIAGFSPNGNPDVVFLNSRPGLADLPLAWTFAHEAMHAAQKDAKIRAAELWEEIGKLLTPLETEKIQSLLSRAYSASKHDIEAPAFLAGDAISGHDFFGLFHLENAEPIRKLIVDFYDGLGVLNPSGLKDSPDAELARTGSGSRGRPPIASGRFEQVRESMSARSAAYQSRITGRPADINYVVAGVKFDGFGEERGALLEAKGPGYATFVKNGRFRDWFKGREDLISQAKRQLRVAGDMMIEWHFAEEAAADAARKHFRSKRIGNISIIHTP, from the coding sequence GTGCAGGGCCTCTCCCGCGATGTCCGCCGCACGGTCAACTACCTCCGTAATGGCGCCACCGTCCGCGAGGTCATCCATGAAAAAACCCACGGCTTCCGCCGCGAAGCACGGGCCCGCGGACGACTCACTCGCGATGACGAGGTCGCCTTCATCCGCGCCTACGACAGCATCACCCGTGGCAAGCAGACCCGCGGCGCGGATGGCGGGCATGTCTCCCTGGTTTTCCTCCCGGATGGCATCGCGGACACGGACATCACCGACACCATGCTCGATGAAGCCATCTCCGAGATCATGGAGGTGGAGCTCATGCGCATGGCACGCCACGGATCGCGCCGCGGCCAGGCAGACTCCGCACGCGCCCGGGGCATCGGCACCGCCAGCCGCGTCACGGTGAAGAATATCACCGCAGCCCTCAAGCTCCTCTCCCCCGCCGCCGCGCAGCGCTTCTCCCATTTCATGCAAGCCGCGCGTGCCTACTTCGGCATCGTCTTCGGCCGCACCGCCGCCATCAACAAAGCCGAGCGCGATGGCAAGTTCGACCGCGAAGGAGCAGACGCCTTCATCGACAAGCTCTTCGGCCTGCATCGGGAAGGATCGCCCGATGTCACGAACTCTAATCCAGCAGAAGCAAGCGACTTAACTGACTCGTCAGCCGCATTCTCCCTCGCCCCCTCAAACGAAGACCCCGATTCAAGCCGACTGAAGAACAAACCGGAAGCCACCTCTTCCCTCTCTTCGACCCTACGAAGCCTCTTTCCAAAGCCAGCCGAAGCCTATACTTTCCAACCCTACGATGAACAACGACCCCGAATCCGGGAAATCGCCCGAGCGCAAGATCTCCGCCTCGTCCAATCGCCTGATCTGGCTGCCGCCACGCGGCGAATTGAAGAGGCTCTTGGAATCATCACAGCCTTCTACGAAGGAGGAGATCCCGACATCGCCGGATTCTCCCCCAACGGAAATCCCGACGTCGTCTTCCTCAACTCAAGACCCGGATTAGCGGACCTGCCCCTCGCGTGGACCTTCGCCCATGAGGCGATGCACGCGGCACAGAAGGATGCCAAAATCCGTGCTGCAGAATTATGGGAGGAGATCGGGAAACTCCTCACACCTCTCGAAACGGAGAAGATCCAATCACTGCTCTCACGCGCCTACTCCGCATCGAAGCATGATATCGAAGCCCCTGCCTTCCTCGCTGGTGACGCCATCTCCGGGCACGACTTCTTCGGCCTCTTCCACTTGGAGAACGCAGAGCCGATCCGCAAGCTCATCGTGGATTTCTACGATGGCCTGGGCGTTCTAAACCCCTCCGGCCTCAAGGACAGCCCCGATGCCGAGCTAGCGAGGACGGGCTCTGGATCCCGAGGCCGCCCTCCCATCGCCTCCGGTCGCTTTGAACAAGTGCGGGAGTCCATGAGTGCCCGTTCGGCAGCCTACCAAAGCAGAATTACCGGAAGGCCAGCCGACATCAACTACGTCGTTGCCGGAGTAAAGTTCGATGGCTTCGGCGAAGAGCGTGGAGCACTCCTTGAAGCCAAGGGTCCGGGCTACGCGACATTCGTTAAGAACGGGAGGTTTCGGGATTGGTTCAAAGGCCGAGAAGACCTGATCTCACAAGCAAAAAGACAATTGAGAGTTGCCGGTGACATGATGATTGAGTGGCATTTTGCTGAGGAAGCAGCGGCAGATGCTGCGAGAAAACATTTCCGTTCAAAGCGCATCGGAAACATTTCCATCATCCATACTCCCTGA
- a CDS encoding Imm52 family immunity protein: MHSPFIGAYWQSRRESVEQCAQRIGDLLSRIKIHPGFEEWFTKGSSPTAARRSPVPTAAKEIQSLLKANNRDTDGAPFPELGFDLDLWNGSSVSLSISCGADFPGIWNSVVIDFANMSEPTEADLERLRSLLEAIVQAWEPDEAVVASSDTSSEGGEAAPIHEKGWFSYSKSGGLIKN, encoded by the coding sequence ATGCACTCACCCTTTATAGGAGCCTACTGGCAGAGCAGAAGAGAATCAGTGGAGCAATGCGCTCAGCGCATTGGGGATCTCTTATCCCGTATCAAAATTCACCCCGGGTTCGAAGAGTGGTTCACGAAGGGAAGCTCACCAACTGCAGCTCGGAGATCCCCGGTTCCTACCGCAGCCAAGGAAATCCAATCTCTCCTTAAAGCGAATAACCGTGACACCGATGGTGCTCCATTCCCTGAACTCGGCTTCGACCTGGATCTTTGGAATGGGAGTTCCGTCTCACTCTCCATCTCCTGCGGTGCCGACTTCCCAGGGATCTGGAATTCTGTGGTGATCGACTTCGCCAATATGTCTGAGCCAACCGAGGCCGACCTGGAGCGACTGAGATCGCTACTCGAAGCAATCGTTCAAGCGTGGGAGCCCGATGAAGCCGTAGTGGCGTCTTCCGACACGAGCTCAGAAGGCGGGGAAGCAGCACCCATCCATGAGAAAGGATGGTTCAGCTACAGCAAGTCTGGAGGCCTCATCAAGAATTGA